A DNA window from Gasterosteus aculeatus chromosome 16, fGasAcu3.hap1.1, whole genome shotgun sequence contains the following coding sequences:
- the LOC120833649 gene encoding mitogen-activated protein kinase kinase kinase kinase 4 isoform X6, translating into MANESPAKSLVDIDLAALRDPAGIFELVEVVGNGTYGQVYKGRHVKTGQLAAIKVMDVTEDEEEEIKLEINMLKKYSHHRNIATYYGAFIKKSPPGHDDQLWLVMEFCGAGSITDLVKNTKGNTLKEDWIAYISREILRGLAHLHAHHVIHRDIKGQNVLLTENAEVKLVDFGVSAQLDRTVGRRNTFIGTPYWMAPEVIACDENPDATYDYRSDLWSCGITAIEMAEGAPPLCDMHPMRALFLIPRNPPPRLKSKKWSKKFFSFIEGCLVKNYTQRPPTEQLLKHPYIRDQPNERQVRIQLKDHIDRTKKKRGEKDETEYEYSGSEEEEEEASEQEGEPSSIVNVPGESTLRRDFIRLQQENKERSEALRRQQLLQEQQLREQEEYKRQLLAERQKRIEQQKEQRRRLEEQQRREREMRRQQEREQRRREQEEKRRVEEMERRRKEEEERRRAEEEKRRADREQEYIRRQLEEEQRHLEILQQQLLHEQAMLLEYKWQELEEQRQAQKLQVQLQQAHRLPLQNQNPGSNKPEPSQTAPQDVKPDSQRADLPAPAPAPASEPIREADDRYRKNIQGSPQAASTKPQLPPVPPRSESSSHPNGNPAPEVAPAVHRPVEPQDLTALAKELRAVDDVRPPNKVTDYSSSSDDSDTTDEDDDEEVDQEAGEESTSGPEDSRAASSRLSNGETESVKTMIVHDEGESDAGSTPCKDGTLIVRQSSRCSSAPADSPPSPGPTRRSVRPSAVCPSFYFQSAGDGRKRPGPGPGRAPPLPGLLAGFAPSAGPGLSHRAPSPHHHHHHHHHHNNHHHHHPTQHSERNGLAGRIHHLPDLIQQSHHSSPPSSSSASNSPSSSSLASPSSMSPQSPMETLSLLIESQSSNNMQKHKSSSSFTPFIDPRLLQVSPSTGSALNNIGYGNDARLAEALRADPSRKGSVVNVNPVNTRPQSDTPEIRKYKKRFNSEILCAALWGVNLLVGTESGLMLLDRSGQGKVYPLISRRRFQQMDVLEGLNVLVTISGKKNKLRVYYLSWLRNKILHNDPEVEKKQGWTTVGDLEGCVHYNVVKYERIKFLVLALKHSVEVYAWAPKPYHKFMAFKSFGDLVHKPLLVDLTVEEGQRLKVIYGSASGFHAVDVDSGAVYDIYLPTHIQTHIQSHAIIILPNTDGIELLVCYEDEGVYVNTYGRITKDVVLQWGEMPTSVAYIRSNQIMGWGEKAIEIRSVETGHLDGVFMHKRAQRLKFLCERNDKVFFASVRSGGSSQVYFMTLGRSNLLSW; encoded by the exons GGCCGGCACGTCAAGACGGGACAGCTGGCCGCCATCAAGGTCATGGACGTCACCGAG gacgaagaggaggagatcaaGCTGGAAATCAACATGCTGAAGAAGTACTCCCACCACAGAAACATCGCCACCTACTACGGCGCCTTCATCAAGAAGAGTCCGCCGGGCCACGACGACCAGCTGTGG ctggTGATGGAGTTCTGTGGCGCCGGGTCCATCACGGATCTGGTGAAGAACACCAAAGGCAACACGCTGAAGGAGGACTGGATCGCCTACATCTCCAGAGAGATCCTCCGG GGATTGGCTCACCTGCACGCCCATCACGTCATCCACCGAGACATCAAGGGACAGAACGTGCTGCTGACCGAGAACGCTGAGGTCAAGCTGG TGGATTTCGGCGTGAGCGCCCAGCTGGACCGGACGGTGGGGCGGAGGAACACCTTCATCGGGACGCCGTACTGGATGGCCCCCGAGGTCATCGCCTGTGACGAGAACCCCGACGCCACCTACGACTACCGG AGTGACCTCTGGTCCTGTGGAATCACGGCCATCGAGATGGCTGAGGGAGCTCCCC CTCTGTGCGACATGCATCCAATGAGAGCCCTCTTCCTCATCCCCAGGAACCCGCCCCCTCGACTCAAGTCCAAAAAGTG GTCCAAGAAGTTCTTCAGCTTCATCGAGGGCTGCCTGGTGAAGAACTACACCCAGCGGCCCCCCACCGAGCAGCTGCTGAAGCACCCGTACATCCGGGACCAGCCCAACGAGAGGCAGGTCCGCATCCAGCTCAAAGACCACATCGACCGGAccaagaagaagaggggagagaagg ATGAGACGGAGTACGAGTACAGCggcagtgaggaagaggaggaggaagcctcTGAGCAGGAAGGAGAGCCGAG CTCCATCGTCAACGTGCCGGGCGAGTCGACGCTGCGCCGCGACTTCATCCGcctgcagcaggagaacaaGGAGCGCTCGGAGGCGCTGCGccgccagcagctcctccaggagcagcagctccgCGAGCAGGAGGAGTACAAGAGGCAGCTGCTGGCCGAGAGGCAGAAGCGCAtcgagcagcagaaggagcagcggcggcggctggaggag CAACAACGGCGTGAGCGCGAGATGAGGCGCCAGCAGGAGCGCGAGCAACGCCGGCGCgagcaggaggaaaagaggcgggtggaggagatggagcgccgccgcaaagaggaggaggagcggcggagggcggaggaggagaagaggagggccgACCGGGAGCAG gagtACATCCGCcgtcagctggaggaggagcagaggcacctggagatcctgcagcagcagctgctccacgaGCAGGCCATGCTGCTG GAGTACAAATGGCAGGAGCTTGAGGAGCAGCGGCAAGCCCAGAAGCTCCAGGTTCAGCTTCAGCAGGCCCACCGCCTGCCcctccagaaccagaacccGGGTAGTAACAAGCCCGAACCCTCCCAGACCGCGCCCCAGGACGTAAAGCCAGACTCTCAACGAGCTGACCTCCcagcccccgcccccgccccggcctctgagccaatcagagag GCAGACGACCGCTACCGGAAGAACATCCAGGGCTCTCCTCAGGCGGCGTCCACCAAACCGCAGCTGCCGCCAGTGCCGCCACGCTCCGAGTCCTCCTCCCACCCCAATGGCAACCCGGCCCCGGAGGTGGCGCCCGCCGTGCACCGGCCCGTGGAACCGcag GACCTGACGGCTCTGGCCAAGGAGCTGCGAGCCGTGGACGATGTCCGCCCCCCCAACAAGGTGACGGATTACTCCTCCTCCAGCGATGACTCGGACACCACCGACGAAGACGACGACGAAGAGGTCGACCAGGAGGCCGGCGAGGAATCGACCTCGGGCCCCGAGGACTCCAGAGCCGC CTCGTCCCGCCTGAGTAACGGGGAGACGGAGTCGGTGAAAACCATGATCGTACACGACGAGGGCGAGAGCGACGCCGGCTCCACGCCGTGCAAAGACGGCACGCTGATCGTCAGACAG AGTAGCCGCTGTAGTTCCGCCCCAGCtgacagccccccctccccaggacCGACCCGCCGCTCAGTTAGGCCCTCGGCCGTCTGCCCCTCTTTCTACTTCCAGAGCGCAGGTGACGGCAGAAAGCGTCCGGGCCCCGGCCCGGGTcgagccccgcccctccccggCCTGCTCGCGGGCTTCGCCCCGAGCGCCGGCCCGGGTCTCAGCCACCGCGCCCCCAGcccccaccatcatcaccaccaccaccaccaccacaacaaccaccaccatcatcaccccACACAGCACTCGGAGAGGAACGGCCTCGCCGGCCGAATCCACCACCTCCCAGACCTGATCCAGCAGAGCCAccattcctcccccccctcctcctcctccgcatcaaactccccctcctcctccagcctcgcCAGCCCCTCCTCCATGTCCCCCCAGAGCCCCATGGAAACGCTCAGCCTCCTCATAGAG AGCCAGTCTAGTAACAACATGCAGAAGCacaagtcctcctcctccttcacgccGTTCATCGACCCCCGCCTCCTGCAGGTGTCTCCGTCCACCGGCAGCGCCCTCAACAACATCG GCTACGGGAACGACGCCCGGCTGGCCGAGGCGCTGAGGGCCGACCCGTCCCGTAAGGGCTCCGTGGTCAACGTAAACCCGGTGAACACGCGGCCGCAGAGCGACACGCCGGAGATCCGCAAGTACAAGAAGAGGTTCAACTCGGAGATCCTGTGCGCCGCGCTGTGGG gcgTGAACCTCCTGGTGGGGACAGAGAGCGGTCTGATGCTGTTGGATCGCAGCGGTCAGGGGAAAGTTTATCCTCTGATCAGCCGTCGGCGCTTCCAGCAGATGGACGTCCTGGAGGGACTCAACGTCCTGGTCACCAtatcag GTAAGAAGAACAAGCTCCGGGTGTACTacctgtcctggctgaggaacaAGATCCTGCACAACGACCCCGAGGTGGAGAAGAAGCAGGGCTGGACCACGGTGGGAGACCTGGAGGGCTGCGTCCACTACAACGTCG TGAAATATGAGCGGATCAAGTTCTTGGTTCTGGCTCTGAAGCACTCTGTGGAGGTCTACGCCTGGGCCCCGAAGCCCTACCACAAGTTCATGGCCTTCAAG TCTTTCGGCGACCTGGTGCACAAGCCGCTGCTGGTCGACCTGACCGTGGAGGAGGGccagaggttaaaggtcatctACGGCTCGGCCTCGGGCTTCCACGCCGTGGACGTGGACTCCGGGGCCGTCTACGACATCTACCTGCCGACGCAC atcCAGACCCACATCCAGTCCCACGCCATCATCATCCTGCCCAACACCGACGGCATCGAGCTGCTGGTGTGCTACGAGGACGAGGGCGTCTACGTCAACACCTACGGACGCATCACCAAGGACGTGGTGCTGCAGTGGGGGGAGATGCCCACCTCAGTGG CCTACATCCGCTCCAACCAGATCATGGGCTGGGGGGAGAAGGCCATCGAGATCCGCTCGGTGGAGACCGGCCACCTGGATGGCGTCTTCATGCACAAGAGGGCCCAGAGACTCAAGTTCCTCTGTGAGAGGAACGACAAG GTGTTCTTCGCCTCCGTCCGTTCTGGAGGCTCCAGCCAGGTGTACTTCATGACTCTGGGACGAAGTAACCTGCTCAGCTGGTAG
- the LOC120833649 gene encoding mitogen-activated protein kinase kinase kinase kinase 4 isoform X12, with product MANESPAKSLVDIDLAALRDPAGIFELVEVVGNGTYGQVYKGRHVKTGQLAAIKVMDVTEDEEEEIKLEINMLKKYSHHRNIATYYGAFIKKSPPGHDDQLWLVMEFCGAGSITDLVKNTKGNTLKEDWIAYISREILRGLAHLHAHHVIHRDIKGQNVLLTENAEVKLVDFGVSAQLDRTVGRRNTFIGTPYWMAPEVIACDENPDATYDYRSDLWSCGITAIEMAEGAPPLCDMHPMRALFLIPRNPPPRLKSKKWSKKFFSFIEGCLVKNYTQRPPTEQLLKHPYIRDQPNERQVRIQLKDHIDRTKKKRGEKDETEYEYSGSEEEEEEASEQEGEPSSIVNVPGESTLRRDFIRLQQENKERSEALRRQQLLQEQQLREQEEYKRQLLAERQKRIEQQKEQRRRLEEQQRREREMRRQQEREQRRREQEEKRRVEEMERRRKEEEERRRAEEEKRRADREQADDRYRKNIQGSPQAASTKPQLPPVPPRSESSSHPNGNPAPEVAPAVHRPVEPQDLTALAKELRAVDDVRPPNKVTDYSSSSDDSDTTDEDDDEEVDQEAGEESTSGPEDSRAASSRLSNGETESVKTMIVHDEGESDAGSTPCKDGTLIVRQSAGDGRKRPGPGPGRAPPLPGLLAGFAPSAGPGLSHRAPSPHHHHHHHHHHNNHHHHHPTQHSERNGLAGRIHHLPDLIQQSHHSSPPSSSSASNSPSSSSLASPSSMSPQSPMETLSLLIESQSSNNMQKHKSSSSFTPFIDPRLLQVSPSTGSALNNIGYGNDARLAEALRADPSRKGSVVNVNPVNTRPQSDTPEIRKYKKRFNSEILCAALWGVNLLVGTESGLMLLDRSGQGKVYPLISRRRFQQMDVLEGLNVLVTISGKKNKLRVYYLSWLRNKILHNDPEVEKKQGWTTVGDLEGCVHYNVVKYERIKFLVLALKHSVEVYAWAPKPYHKFMAFKSFGDLVHKPLLVDLTVEEGQRLKVIYGSASGFHAVDVDSGAVYDIYLPTHIQTHIQSHAIIILPNTDGIELLVCYEDEGVYVNTYGRITKDVVLQWGEMPTSVAYIRSNQIMGWGEKAIEIRSVETGHLDGVFMHKRAQRLKFLCERNDKVFFASVRSGGSSQVYFMTLGRSNLLSW from the exons GGCCGGCACGTCAAGACGGGACAGCTGGCCGCCATCAAGGTCATGGACGTCACCGAG gacgaagaggaggagatcaaGCTGGAAATCAACATGCTGAAGAAGTACTCCCACCACAGAAACATCGCCACCTACTACGGCGCCTTCATCAAGAAGAGTCCGCCGGGCCACGACGACCAGCTGTGG ctggTGATGGAGTTCTGTGGCGCCGGGTCCATCACGGATCTGGTGAAGAACACCAAAGGCAACACGCTGAAGGAGGACTGGATCGCCTACATCTCCAGAGAGATCCTCCGG GGATTGGCTCACCTGCACGCCCATCACGTCATCCACCGAGACATCAAGGGACAGAACGTGCTGCTGACCGAGAACGCTGAGGTCAAGCTGG TGGATTTCGGCGTGAGCGCCCAGCTGGACCGGACGGTGGGGCGGAGGAACACCTTCATCGGGACGCCGTACTGGATGGCCCCCGAGGTCATCGCCTGTGACGAGAACCCCGACGCCACCTACGACTACCGG AGTGACCTCTGGTCCTGTGGAATCACGGCCATCGAGATGGCTGAGGGAGCTCCCC CTCTGTGCGACATGCATCCAATGAGAGCCCTCTTCCTCATCCCCAGGAACCCGCCCCCTCGACTCAAGTCCAAAAAGTG GTCCAAGAAGTTCTTCAGCTTCATCGAGGGCTGCCTGGTGAAGAACTACACCCAGCGGCCCCCCACCGAGCAGCTGCTGAAGCACCCGTACATCCGGGACCAGCCCAACGAGAGGCAGGTCCGCATCCAGCTCAAAGACCACATCGACCGGAccaagaagaagaggggagagaagg ATGAGACGGAGTACGAGTACAGCggcagtgaggaagaggaggaggaagcctcTGAGCAGGAAGGAGAGCCGAG CTCCATCGTCAACGTGCCGGGCGAGTCGACGCTGCGCCGCGACTTCATCCGcctgcagcaggagaacaaGGAGCGCTCGGAGGCGCTGCGccgccagcagctcctccaggagcagcagctccgCGAGCAGGAGGAGTACAAGAGGCAGCTGCTGGCCGAGAGGCAGAAGCGCAtcgagcagcagaaggagcagcggcggcggctggaggag CAACAACGGCGTGAGCGCGAGATGAGGCGCCAGCAGGAGCGCGAGCAACGCCGGCGCgagcaggaggaaaagaggcgggtggaggagatggagcgccgccgcaaagaggaggaggagcggcggagggcggaggaggagaagaggagggccgACCGGGAGCAG GCAGACGACCGCTACCGGAAGAACATCCAGGGCTCTCCTCAGGCGGCGTCCACCAAACCGCAGCTGCCGCCAGTGCCGCCACGCTCCGAGTCCTCCTCCCACCCCAATGGCAACCCGGCCCCGGAGGTGGCGCCCGCCGTGCACCGGCCCGTGGAACCGcag GACCTGACGGCTCTGGCCAAGGAGCTGCGAGCCGTGGACGATGTCCGCCCCCCCAACAAGGTGACGGATTACTCCTCCTCCAGCGATGACTCGGACACCACCGACGAAGACGACGACGAAGAGGTCGACCAGGAGGCCGGCGAGGAATCGACCTCGGGCCCCGAGGACTCCAGAGCCGC CTCGTCCCGCCTGAGTAACGGGGAGACGGAGTCGGTGAAAACCATGATCGTACACGACGAGGGCGAGAGCGACGCCGGCTCCACGCCGTGCAAAGACGGCACGCTGATCGTCAGACAG AGCGCAGGTGACGGCAGAAAGCGTCCGGGCCCCGGCCCGGGTcgagccccgcccctccccggCCTGCTCGCGGGCTTCGCCCCGAGCGCCGGCCCGGGTCTCAGCCACCGCGCCCCCAGcccccaccatcatcaccaccaccaccaccaccacaacaaccaccaccatcatcaccccACACAGCACTCGGAGAGGAACGGCCTCGCCGGCCGAATCCACCACCTCCCAGACCTGATCCAGCAGAGCCAccattcctcccccccctcctcctcctccgcatcaaactccccctcctcctccagcctcgcCAGCCCCTCCTCCATGTCCCCCCAGAGCCCCATGGAAACGCTCAGCCTCCTCATAGAG AGCCAGTCTAGTAACAACATGCAGAAGCacaagtcctcctcctccttcacgccGTTCATCGACCCCCGCCTCCTGCAGGTGTCTCCGTCCACCGGCAGCGCCCTCAACAACATCG GCTACGGGAACGACGCCCGGCTGGCCGAGGCGCTGAGGGCCGACCCGTCCCGTAAGGGCTCCGTGGTCAACGTAAACCCGGTGAACACGCGGCCGCAGAGCGACACGCCGGAGATCCGCAAGTACAAGAAGAGGTTCAACTCGGAGATCCTGTGCGCCGCGCTGTGGG gcgTGAACCTCCTGGTGGGGACAGAGAGCGGTCTGATGCTGTTGGATCGCAGCGGTCAGGGGAAAGTTTATCCTCTGATCAGCCGTCGGCGCTTCCAGCAGATGGACGTCCTGGAGGGACTCAACGTCCTGGTCACCAtatcag GTAAGAAGAACAAGCTCCGGGTGTACTacctgtcctggctgaggaacaAGATCCTGCACAACGACCCCGAGGTGGAGAAGAAGCAGGGCTGGACCACGGTGGGAGACCTGGAGGGCTGCGTCCACTACAACGTCG TGAAATATGAGCGGATCAAGTTCTTGGTTCTGGCTCTGAAGCACTCTGTGGAGGTCTACGCCTGGGCCCCGAAGCCCTACCACAAGTTCATGGCCTTCAAG TCTTTCGGCGACCTGGTGCACAAGCCGCTGCTGGTCGACCTGACCGTGGAGGAGGGccagaggttaaaggtcatctACGGCTCGGCCTCGGGCTTCCACGCCGTGGACGTGGACTCCGGGGCCGTCTACGACATCTACCTGCCGACGCAC atcCAGACCCACATCCAGTCCCACGCCATCATCATCCTGCCCAACACCGACGGCATCGAGCTGCTGGTGTGCTACGAGGACGAGGGCGTCTACGTCAACACCTACGGACGCATCACCAAGGACGTGGTGCTGCAGTGGGGGGAGATGCCCACCTCAGTGG CCTACATCCGCTCCAACCAGATCATGGGCTGGGGGGAGAAGGCCATCGAGATCCGCTCGGTGGAGACCGGCCACCTGGATGGCGTCTTCATGCACAAGAGGGCCCAGAGACTCAAGTTCCTCTGTGAGAGGAACGACAAG GTGTTCTTCGCCTCCGTCCGTTCTGGAGGCTCCAGCCAGGTGTACTTCATGACTCTGGGACGAAGTAACCTGCTCAGCTGGTAG
- the LOC120833649 gene encoding mitogen-activated protein kinase kinase kinase kinase 4 isoform X13, with protein sequence MANESPAKSLVDIDLAALRDPAGIFELVEVVGNGTYGQVYKGRHVKTGQLAAIKVMDVTEDEEEEIKLEINMLKKYSHHRNIATYYGAFIKKSPPGHDDQLWLVMEFCGAGSITDLVKNTKGNTLKEDWIAYISREILRGLAHLHAHHVIHRDIKGQNVLLTENAEVKLVDFGVSAQLDRTVGRRNTFIGTPYWMAPEVIACDENPDATYDYRSDLWSCGITAIEMAEGAPPLCDMHPMRALFLIPRNPPPRLKSKKWSKKFFSFIEGCLVKNYTQRPPTEQLLKHPYIRDQPNERQVRIQLKDHIDRTKKKRGEKDETEYEYSGSEEEEEEASEQEGEPSSIVNVPGESTLRRDFIRLQQENKERSEALRRQQLLQEQQLREQEEYKRQLLAERQKRIEQQKEQRRRLEEQQRREREMRRQQEREQRRREQEEKRRVEEMERRRKEEEERRRAEEEKRRADREQEYIRRQLEEEQRHLEILQQQLLHEQAMLLEYKWQELEEQRQAQKLQVQLQQAHRLPLQNQNPGSNKPEPSQTAPQDVKPDSQRADLPAPAPAPASEPIREADDRYRKNIQGSPQAASTKPQLPPVPPRSESSSHPNGNPAPEVAPAVHRPVEPQDLTALAKELRAVDDVRPPNKVTDYSSSSDDSDTTDEDDDEEVDQEAGEESTSGPEDSRAASSRLSNGETESVKTMIVHDEGESDAGSTPCKDGTLIVRQSQSSNNMQKHKSSSSFTPFIDPRLLQVSPSTGSALNNIGYGNDARLAEALRADPSRKGSVVNVNPVNTRPQSDTPEIRKYKKRFNSEILCAALWGVNLLVGTESGLMLLDRSGQGKVYPLISRRRFQQMDVLEGLNVLVTISGKKNKLRVYYLSWLRNKILHNDPEVEKKQGWTTVGDLEGCVHYNVVKYERIKFLVLALKHSVEVYAWAPKPYHKFMAFKSFGDLVHKPLLVDLTVEEGQRLKVIYGSASGFHAVDVDSGAVYDIYLPTHIQTHIQSHAIIILPNTDGIELLVCYEDEGVYVNTYGRITKDVVLQWGEMPTSVAYIRSNQIMGWGEKAIEIRSVETGHLDGVFMHKRAQRLKFLCERNDKVFFASVRSGGSSQVYFMTLGRSNLLSW encoded by the exons GGCCGGCACGTCAAGACGGGACAGCTGGCCGCCATCAAGGTCATGGACGTCACCGAG gacgaagaggaggagatcaaGCTGGAAATCAACATGCTGAAGAAGTACTCCCACCACAGAAACATCGCCACCTACTACGGCGCCTTCATCAAGAAGAGTCCGCCGGGCCACGACGACCAGCTGTGG ctggTGATGGAGTTCTGTGGCGCCGGGTCCATCACGGATCTGGTGAAGAACACCAAAGGCAACACGCTGAAGGAGGACTGGATCGCCTACATCTCCAGAGAGATCCTCCGG GGATTGGCTCACCTGCACGCCCATCACGTCATCCACCGAGACATCAAGGGACAGAACGTGCTGCTGACCGAGAACGCTGAGGTCAAGCTGG TGGATTTCGGCGTGAGCGCCCAGCTGGACCGGACGGTGGGGCGGAGGAACACCTTCATCGGGACGCCGTACTGGATGGCCCCCGAGGTCATCGCCTGTGACGAGAACCCCGACGCCACCTACGACTACCGG AGTGACCTCTGGTCCTGTGGAATCACGGCCATCGAGATGGCTGAGGGAGCTCCCC CTCTGTGCGACATGCATCCAATGAGAGCCCTCTTCCTCATCCCCAGGAACCCGCCCCCTCGACTCAAGTCCAAAAAGTG GTCCAAGAAGTTCTTCAGCTTCATCGAGGGCTGCCTGGTGAAGAACTACACCCAGCGGCCCCCCACCGAGCAGCTGCTGAAGCACCCGTACATCCGGGACCAGCCCAACGAGAGGCAGGTCCGCATCCAGCTCAAAGACCACATCGACCGGAccaagaagaagaggggagagaagg ATGAGACGGAGTACGAGTACAGCggcagtgaggaagaggaggaggaagcctcTGAGCAGGAAGGAGAGCCGAG CTCCATCGTCAACGTGCCGGGCGAGTCGACGCTGCGCCGCGACTTCATCCGcctgcagcaggagaacaaGGAGCGCTCGGAGGCGCTGCGccgccagcagctcctccaggagcagcagctccgCGAGCAGGAGGAGTACAAGAGGCAGCTGCTGGCCGAGAGGCAGAAGCGCAtcgagcagcagaaggagcagcggcggcggctggaggag CAACAACGGCGTGAGCGCGAGATGAGGCGCCAGCAGGAGCGCGAGCAACGCCGGCGCgagcaggaggaaaagaggcgggtggaggagatggagcgccgccgcaaagaggaggaggagcggcggagggcggaggaggagaagaggagggccgACCGGGAGCAG gagtACATCCGCcgtcagctggaggaggagcagaggcacctggagatcctgcagcagcagctgctccacgaGCAGGCCATGCTGCTG GAGTACAAATGGCAGGAGCTTGAGGAGCAGCGGCAAGCCCAGAAGCTCCAGGTTCAGCTTCAGCAGGCCCACCGCCTGCCcctccagaaccagaacccGGGTAGTAACAAGCCCGAACCCTCCCAGACCGCGCCCCAGGACGTAAAGCCAGACTCTCAACGAGCTGACCTCCcagcccccgcccccgccccggcctctgagccaatcagagag GCAGACGACCGCTACCGGAAGAACATCCAGGGCTCTCCTCAGGCGGCGTCCACCAAACCGCAGCTGCCGCCAGTGCCGCCACGCTCCGAGTCCTCCTCCCACCCCAATGGCAACCCGGCCCCGGAGGTGGCGCCCGCCGTGCACCGGCCCGTGGAACCGcag GACCTGACGGCTCTGGCCAAGGAGCTGCGAGCCGTGGACGATGTCCGCCCCCCCAACAAGGTGACGGATTACTCCTCCTCCAGCGATGACTCGGACACCACCGACGAAGACGACGACGAAGAGGTCGACCAGGAGGCCGGCGAGGAATCGACCTCGGGCCCCGAGGACTCCAGAGCCGC CTCGTCCCGCCTGAGTAACGGGGAGACGGAGTCGGTGAAAACCATGATCGTACACGACGAGGGCGAGAGCGACGCCGGCTCCACGCCGTGCAAAGACGGCACGCTGATCGTCAGACAG AGCCAGTCTAGTAACAACATGCAGAAGCacaagtcctcctcctccttcacgccGTTCATCGACCCCCGCCTCCTGCAGGTGTCTCCGTCCACCGGCAGCGCCCTCAACAACATCG GCTACGGGAACGACGCCCGGCTGGCCGAGGCGCTGAGGGCCGACCCGTCCCGTAAGGGCTCCGTGGTCAACGTAAACCCGGTGAACACGCGGCCGCAGAGCGACACGCCGGAGATCCGCAAGTACAAGAAGAGGTTCAACTCGGAGATCCTGTGCGCCGCGCTGTGGG gcgTGAACCTCCTGGTGGGGACAGAGAGCGGTCTGATGCTGTTGGATCGCAGCGGTCAGGGGAAAGTTTATCCTCTGATCAGCCGTCGGCGCTTCCAGCAGATGGACGTCCTGGAGGGACTCAACGTCCTGGTCACCAtatcag GTAAGAAGAACAAGCTCCGGGTGTACTacctgtcctggctgaggaacaAGATCCTGCACAACGACCCCGAGGTGGAGAAGAAGCAGGGCTGGACCACGGTGGGAGACCTGGAGGGCTGCGTCCACTACAACGTCG TGAAATATGAGCGGATCAAGTTCTTGGTTCTGGCTCTGAAGCACTCTGTGGAGGTCTACGCCTGGGCCCCGAAGCCCTACCACAAGTTCATGGCCTTCAAG TCTTTCGGCGACCTGGTGCACAAGCCGCTGCTGGTCGACCTGACCGTGGAGGAGGGccagaggttaaaggtcatctACGGCTCGGCCTCGGGCTTCCACGCCGTGGACGTGGACTCCGGGGCCGTCTACGACATCTACCTGCCGACGCAC atcCAGACCCACATCCAGTCCCACGCCATCATCATCCTGCCCAACACCGACGGCATCGAGCTGCTGGTGTGCTACGAGGACGAGGGCGTCTACGTCAACACCTACGGACGCATCACCAAGGACGTGGTGCTGCAGTGGGGGGAGATGCCCACCTCAGTGG CCTACATCCGCTCCAACCAGATCATGGGCTGGGGGGAGAAGGCCATCGAGATCCGCTCGGTGGAGACCGGCCACCTGGATGGCGTCTTCATGCACAAGAGGGCCCAGAGACTCAAGTTCCTCTGTGAGAGGAACGACAAG GTGTTCTTCGCCTCCGTCCGTTCTGGAGGCTCCAGCCAGGTGTACTTCATGACTCTGGGACGAAGTAACCTGCTCAGCTGGTAG